A genome region from Conger conger chromosome 16, fConCon1.1, whole genome shotgun sequence includes the following:
- the pla2g10 gene encoding group 10 secretory phospholipase A2 yields the protein MSSLYLTLLLFSVRVVSLTPEKSQRSKRGLLELAGAIKCSTGRSALSYMMYGCYCGLGGRGWPRDRADWCCHRHDCCYGTAEFAGCRTMTDRYDWTCEDRVPDCDSLKDRCERILCQCDREAAKCLRKAPFIRKYAVWPDFLCGCEYPTCSFY from the exons TTCGTGTGGTCTCCCTGACTCCTGAGAAGTCCCAGAGGAGCAAGAGAGGGCTGCTGGAACTGGCTGGGGCCATCAAGTGCAGCACAGGGAGATCGGCCCTGTCCTACATGATGTACGGCTGTTACTGCGGGCTGGGCGGGCGTGGCTGGCCCCGCGACAGGGCAGACTG GTGCTGTCACAGACACGACTGTTGCTACGGAACAGCGGAGTTTGCGGGCTGCCGGACCATGACCGACAGATACGACTGGACGTGTGAAGACCGGGTCCCGGACTGCG aTTCCCTGAAGGACAGGTGTGAGAGAATCCTTTGCCAGTGTGACAGGGAAGCAGCAAAATGCCTAAGAAAAGCACCATTCATTCGGAAATATGCAGTCTGGCCTGACTTTCTCTGTGGCTGTGAATATCCAACATGCAGTTTTTACTGA